The following are from one region of the Aspergillus luchuensis IFO 4308 DNA, chromosome 4, nearly complete sequence genome:
- a CDS encoding uncharacterized protein (CAZy:PL27;~COG:S;~EggNog:ENOG410PUG6;~SECRETED:SignalP(1-19)), with product MWLLLHLLAVIRICAITEASNYSHTFPSGHALLYSNSSAIVQFVDGTNPQREFLLNETTAAFHTRSHAWGAGTISTDSGEGSWNLDHIPYNNFTGPYSIPLGDGLRLRITRFPGRVLTETYMFENTSPERITVTGLHIQTPFNDLYDTALWSLTSAVNAHIFTGGAWAWALAEPMSGEGRSLGLIVRKGHLWSYSLESSTSSDVRGHIVLQVTDAKRDPNGFGGQPVVYIDPGDSYVLEWEIGFYNNTSDFIEATKPPATFSAYSAPLDQEITVDSEIKPTSSTSNLKIRRRGTSYTLSASSPGTYNVDIGDSRTEISFHLPLETVVRERAHYILEHQRPVQRPAPLNAAFVAIDTENLTTIVSSTWDDWGDGSERIAMPTLLQLAAMQGYISSELVDIPLRNWVEFASTSLFDSEGNTRRCTGCSQTQRPYDAIWLVMFFNDRYKWLGNSTNIDTAVTLLNRAFEVGQVQEAPIIFFPQAILELCDSLDKLGRYNESATYKRALVDTTMSFVNDGRDLPASEVSYEQSIVEPLVEMVADTYNLTRNATLLSETQERLNWLMAFSGSQPHARLYQIANRHWDDYWFGLRRQWGDVFPHYWSALTSQALIRLPRELRTKQTDDIALKILRSNMVNFFPGGSATCAFVYPSAVNGKSANVADPMANDQDWHLVIWLRLLEYGVPSA from the coding sequence ATGTGGTTACTACTGCATCTTCTTGCCGTGATCCGTATCTGTGCCATTACTGAGGCGTCCAATTATTCTCATACATTTCCATCCGGACATGCTCTCTTGTATTCAAATTCCAGCGCCATCGTCCAATTCGTTGATGGAACAAACCCTCAACGAGAATTTCTTCTAAATgaaacaacagcagcattCCACACGCGTAGTCATGCATGGGGAGCAGGAACCATTAGCACTGATTCTGGAGAGGGGTCCTGGAACCTGGATCATATTCCCTACAACAACTTCACTGGACCTTACAGCATCCCCCTTGGTGATGGCCTACGACTAAGAATCACACGGTTCCCTGGGCGGGTCCTCACGGAAACGTACATGTTCGAAAATACCTCGCCTGAGAGGATCACCGTAACAGGGTTACACATACAGACTCCCTTTAACGACCTTTATGATACGGCCCTCTGGTCTTTGACATCTGCCGTAAATGCCCATATTTTCACTGGCGGTGCATGGGCATGGGCGTTAGCTGAACCTATGTCAGGCGAGGGTCGCTCGTTAGGCCTCATTGTTCGAAAGGGCCATTTATGGAGCTACTCTCTTGAGTCATCCACCAGCTCTGATGTCCGAGGGCACATAGTTCTTCAAGTCACGGACGCCAAGAGGGACCCCAATGGTTTCGGTGGTCAACCAGTGGTCTATATTGACCCGGGAGACTCATACGTTCTGGAGTGGGAAATTGGGTTCTATAATAACACCAGCGACTTCATTGAAGCTACGAAACCTCCAGCAACCTTCTCGGCGTACTCGGCCCCTTTAGACCAAGAAATCACCGTCGATTCAGAGATCAAACCGACTTCGTCAACTTCGAATTTGAAGATCAGGCGGAGAGGAACTAGCTACACACTCAGTGCGAGTTCACCAGGAACCTATAACGTTGATATTGGCGATTCCCGGACTGAAATCTCATTCCACCTGCCGCTCGAAACTGTTGTGCGAGAGAGGGCCCACTACATCCTAGAACACCAGCGGCCGGTGCAGCGTCCAGCCCCTCTCAATGCTGCTTTTGTTGCCATTGACACTGAAAACCTTACTACGATTGTGTCAAGCACATGGGACGACTGGGGGGATGGTTCGGAGCGGATTGCCATGCCTACGCTTCTTCAGTTAGCAGCTATGCAGGGCTATATATCGTCCGAATTAGTGGATATCCCTTTGAGAAATTGGGTCGAGTTTGCTAGTACCTCTCTATTTGACTCTGAAGGGAATACGCGCCGTTGCACTGGATGCTCTCAAACTCAGAGGCCATACGACGCCATATGGCTTGTGATGTTTTTCAACGACCGGTACAAATGGCTCGGCAATAGCACAAATATCGACACGGCAGTGACACTACTTAACAGAGCATTCGAAGTCGGACAGGTGCAGGAAGCACcgatcatcttctttccccaaGCCATCCTAGAACTCTGCGACAGCCTCGACAAACTTGGACGATACAACGAAAGCGCCACGTACAAAAGAGCACTTGTCGATACAACTATGAGCTTCGTGAACGATGGACGCGACCTCCCGGCATCCGAAGTAAGCTATGAGCAGTCTATCGTCGAACCTCTAGTCGAGATGGTCGCAGACACATATAATTTAACGAGAAACGCCACGCTGCTGAGCGAGACACAGGAGCGTCTCAACTGGCTCATGGCCTTCTCCGGGTCACAGCCACATGCTCGGCTCTACCAAATTGCCAACCGTCACTGGGATGATTATTGGTTTGGCCTTCGTCGTCAATGGGGTGACGTGTTTCCTCATTACTGGAGTGCGTTGACTAGTCAAGCACTCATCCGCCTTCCTCGAGAGCTGAGAACCAAGCAAACAGATGATATTGCTCTGAAGATCCTACGATCTAATATGGTTAATTTTTTTCCGGGAGGGTCGGCAACTTGTGCATTTGTCTATCCTTCGGCAGTTAACGGTAAGTCGGCTAATGTAGCTGACCCTATGGCTAACGATCAGGACTGGCATCTTGTTATTTGGTTGAGGCTGCTTGAATATGGGGTACCAAGCGCTTGA
- a CDS encoding putative MFS transporter (COG:U;~EggNog:ENOG410PKJR;~InterPro:IPR011701,IPR036259;~PFAM:PF07690,PF00083;~TransMembrane:12 (i72-92o127-147i154-175o181-198i210-232o248-267i366-385o405-424i431-450o456-473i485-504o524-547i);~go_function: GO:0022857 - transmembrane transporter activity [Evidence IEA];~go_process: GO:0055085 - transmembrane transport [Evidence IEA]) — translation MSLVQHVSVIEGVDREPEHQDDSTIATAVTGEPFAPIHRKISYDVLQPPPAPVEVAGTPAYKVSTAKRLAQVIVTILACWFAAGVVFGFAALKPVLVAEGVYRDLCTEDELRDGVEVCSEQDLRLNLFFTIGSITANVSALPVGTILDRYGSRICGFAGCLLLALGSSLMAYSFSQPQFDGYMAGNFFLALGGTFIFVPSFQIANAFPKYAGTIVALVTGAFDASAAVYLFYRLVYEMTDGSFDPGKFFLSYTIVPGFILVALITLMPSHDYQGTHELEVKIERAEDATRDIHDSDDDIESDTELRRVRSERAERRRNKMRKIAKVLGDKGERKEREQREEDRHAASAVWGALHGQPAHKQMTTPWFILITLMTVLQMLRMNYFIATIRAQYAYMLDSDELAVQINSFFDVALPVGGIISTPFVGLLLDHISVPAVLAIIVVLTTVIGILNSIPVLWTGYVTVTLFVLLRPLYYSAMSDYATKVFGFATFGRVYGTIICVSGMVNFAQYGLDALTHGPFDGNPIPINIFFAIAGFVIGTALVSFVYVAGRRLRAREQELEEDEERQRLIREESDEEDYED, via the exons ATGTCTTTGGTGCAGCACGTTTCTGTCATCGAAGGTGTAGATCGAGAACCTGAACATCAGGATGATAGCACCATTGCGACCGCGGTGACGGGTGAGCCTTTCGCTCCGATCCATCGCAAGATCAGCTACGATGTCCTCCAGCCTCCACCTGCTCCGGTCGAGGTAGCTGGAACCCCTGCCTATAAGGTTTCGACCGCAAAGCGACTGG CCCAGGTTATCGTTACTATACTTGCGTGTTGGTTCGCGGCAGGCGTGGTCTTCGGATTCGCTGCCTTGAAGCCGGTTCTGGTCGCAGAAGGTGTCTATCGAGATCTGTGTACCGAGGACGAATTACGCGACGGGGTGGAAGTCTGCTCCGAACAGGATCTAAG GTTGAACCTATTCTTTACCATCGGCTCCATCACAGCCAATGTGTCTGCCCTCCCGGTCGGCACTATCCTTGATCGCTATGGATCACGTATCTGTGGCTTTGCCGGCTGCCTGCTACTTGCGCTTGGTAGCTCGCTGATGGCATACTCCTTCTCCCAGCCACAGTTCGATGGCTACATGGCGGGGAATTTCTTCCTCGCACTGGGAGGTACATTCATTTTTGTGCCTTCTTTTCAGATCGCAAACGCCTTTCCCAAGTATGCAGGTACGATCGTCGCTCTTGTTACTGGCGCCTTCGATGCGTCTGCAGCGGTGTACCTATTCTATCGTCTGGTCTACGAGATGACCGATGGATCATTTGATCCTGGGAAGTTCTTCCTGAGCTATACCATAGTGCCTGGTTTCATTCTGGTCGCGTTGATTACACTCATGCCGTCCCATGACTACCAGGGTACGCATGAACTCGAAGTAAAAATCGAAAGAGCAGAAGACGCTACGCGCGATATCCATGACTCGGACGACGATATCGAGAGCGACACGGAGCTACGACGTGTCCGCAGTGAGCGCGCTGAGCGACGCCGAAATAAGATGCGCAAGATTGCCAAGGTGCTGGGGGACAAGGGGGAGCGGAAAGAACGGGAGCAACGAGAAGAGGATCGCCATGCTGCAAGCGCCGTCTGGGGGGCGCTCCACGGCCAGCCTGCCCATAAGCAGATGACCACACCGTGGTTCATCCTGATTACCTTGATGACAGTCTTGCAGATGCTGCGGATGAACTACTTCATTGCCACCATCCGTGCTCAATACGCGTATATGCTCGACTCGGATGAACTCGCTGTTCAGATCAacagcttcttcgatgtTGCTTTGCCGGTTGGCGGGATTATTTCCACGCCCTTTGTGGGCCTCCTCCTTGACCACATCAGTGTTCCTGCTGTACTTGCTATCATTGTGGTTCTGACGACGGTGATTGGCATTCTGAACTCAATACCTGTTCTGTGGACAGGATACGTGACCGTTACATTGTTTGTTTTGCTGCGACCACTCTATTATTCGGCCATGTC TGACTACGCGACGAAGGTATTCGGATTTGCCACCTTTGGCAGAGTCTATGGCACCATCATCTGTGTGTCGGGAATGGTGAACTTTGCCCAATATGGACTCGATGCGTTGACTCATGGTCCCTTTGATGGAAATCCCATTCCAATCAACATCTTCTTTGCCATCGCTGGCTTCGTGATAGGAACCGCGCTGGTATCGTTTGTGTACGTGGCCGGGCGGCGACTACGGGCACGGGAGCAAgaactggaggaggatgaggaacgACAGCGGTTGATTCGGGAGGAgagcgacgaagaagactaCGAAGATTGA
- a CDS encoding uncharacterized protein (COG:S;~EggNog:ENOG410PK7F;~InterPro:IPR011009,IPR002575;~PFAM:PF01636) encodes MQMKSSAARLEPTHGCNRWPLPFEFHAYMGLDCQQANVSRIWRTCLFWPDVFIPSAAALRAFFGYQIPTRYVPHPVNYPDDPGMGYLLMEFIDDSQMLSNTWSTHHGDEILRANLFRDLNTIFLTLARVPLPRVGSFVIDENGYLTLSNRPLSSEIQELENGSIPIDMPRDFTYSTVDSYVVALLACHDSRMQHQPNAVTDLKDGIYQITALTMMKALFPHFFQRELRRGPFILQLTDLHPSNIFVDSNWNIKCVIDLEWAYLESYNKIREEFMHILQEQEKMLPVKEDQIPSLSTVMEQGWKTRTFWYSLCLRSPLGIHQFFYDHIQTRFAKGHVDDGDFFRINMSYWREGAIPFLHAKVKDKEKYDAQLREAFEVEV; translated from the exons ATGCAGATGAAAAGCTCCGCTGCGAGGCTGGAACCTACGCATGGATGCAACAGATGGCCCCTTCCATTCGAGTTCCACGCTTATATGGGTTTGGACTGTCAACAGGCCAATGT TTCACGGATCTGGAGAACATGCCTTTTCTGGCCCGATGTTTTCAttccctccgccgccgcttTACGGGCATTCTTCGGGTATCAGATCCCCACGCGATATGTTCCGCACCCCGTCAATTACCCTGATGATCCGGGTATGGGCTATCTCTTGATGGAATTTATCGACGATTCTCAAATGCTTTCAAATACGTGGAGCACACATCACGGCGACGAAATATTGCGAGCGAACCTCTTTCGAGATCTGAACACGATCTTTCTAACGCTTGCTCGAGTTCCCCTGCCAAGAGTCGGGTCTTTTGTTATCGATGAAAATGGTTACCTAACATTATCGAATCGGCCTCTATCTTCCGAGATTCAGGAACTTGAGAATGGGAGTATTCCCATTGATATGCCTCGCGACTTCACGTATTCAACCGTTGACTCTTACGTGGTTGCTCTCCTTGCGTGCCATGACAGCCGCATGCAACACCAGCCCAATGCAGTTACGGATCTAAAGGACGGTATCTACCAGATCACAGCCTTGACAATGATGAAAGCCCTATTTCCGCATTTCTTCCAACGTGAACTTCGTCGTGGACCTTTCATCCTGCAGCTGACTGACCTCCATCCAAGCAATATATTTGTTGACAGTAATTGGAATATCAAATGTGTGATTGACTTGGAATGGGCAT ATCTTGAATCATACAACAAAATCCGCGAGGAATTTATGCATATCCttcaagagcaagaaaagatGCTTCCCGTTAAGGAAGACCAAATACCATCACTCTCGACAGTCATGGAACAGGGATGGAAGACAAGAACTTTCTGGTACAGCCTCTGCCTGCGAAGTCCTCTAGGCATCCACCAGTTCTTCTATGACCACATCCAGACCAGGTTCGCAAAGGGCCACGTAGACGATGGTGACTTCTTCCGAATCAATATGAGCTATTGGAGGGAAGGGGCAATTCCATTCCTGCATGCCAAGGTGAAAGACAAGGAGAAATACGATGCGCAACTCCGGGAGGCATTTGAGGTCGAAGTCTGA
- a CDS encoding dienelactone hydrolase (COG:Q;~EggNog:ENOG410PHF1;~InterPro:IPR032710), which yields MASISINAPGATGFIYNNANLGTARVCISAETPDFDTETLRAWADEGFDVVYAPYNNGGKEYEARLKSVKDGLGVGDNYAVIAFGDAASYCLDYYLKSTNCSRLAALIAYYPTTIPDTRSRFPFSVRVLMHLAGDTVDVVTIPTVIGLQGKKHRSTKQINPGIGTGERLQIGWPAFTYESAQPGFAEHDLEEFDRLASDLAFSRTLQVLRKAFGKDLDLENRWEEQLEARFFSMNLTGTMEPYVGHLNPTLTCTPTMSGGIGTHALRRFYEQHFLRKLPPSMRLRLISRTVGADRIVDELYASFEHTQEIPWMLPGVPPTNRRVEIILVSIVSLRAGRLYSEHMYWDQASVLVQIGLLDPKFIPDGAPQGVDRLPVIGREAARRIVEEDPEAEGRDYHNRLIRRAKAKRGKDKPVEESGTEMAKSDTEKVESKPAGESKGKTVQREQNGKGEDALENHGVEADEKEKDAEKNGAEEKPVNPTAATVEDTKSDE from the exons ATGGCCTCCATATCCATCAACGCCCCCGGCGCAACCGGCTTCATCTACAACAACGCCAACCTCGGCACCGCCCGCGTCTGCATCTCCGCCGAAACCCCGGACTTTGATACCGAGACGCTGCGCGCCTGGGCCGACGAGGGGTTTGATGTTGTCTATGCGCCGTATAATAATGGGGGGAAGGAGTATGAGGCGCGGTTGAAGTCCGTTAAGGATGGGTTGGGCGTGGGGGATAATTATGCTGTTATTG CATTCGGCGACGCCGCCTCCTACTGTCTTGACTACTACCTCAAATCGACAAACTGCAGCCGTCTCGCGGCCCTCATCGCATACTATCCCACTACGATCCCTGATACGCGATCGCGATTCCCGTTCTCGGTGCGCGTGTTGATGCATCTTGCTGGAGATACGGTGGACGTGGTGACTATTCCGACGGTTATTGGGCTGCAGGGGAAGAAACATCGCTCGACGAAGCAGATCAACCCTGGTATCGGGACGGGAGAGAGATTGCAGATCGGCTGGCCGGCGTTCACGTATGAGTCGGCGCAGCCGGGGTTCGCGGAGCATGACCTGGAGGAGTTTGATCGGTTGGCGTCGGATTTGGCGTTTAGCCGCACGTTGCAGGTGCTGAGGAAGGCGTTTGGGAAggatttggatttggagaatAGGTGGGAGGAGCAGCTTGAGG cgcgcttcttctccatgaacCTTACTGGTACTATGGAGCCTTATGTTGGTCATCTCAACCCGACGCTTACTTGCACACCAACCATGAGCGGTGGTATCGGGACACATGCGCTGCGTCGCTTTTATGAACAGCACTTTCTGCGCAAGTTGCCTCCGTCAATGCGGCTGCGGTTGATTTCTCGTACTGTGGGGGCGGATCGTATTGTTGATGAGTTGTATGCCTCGTTCGAACATACTCAGGAAATACCCTGGATGCTACCTGGTGTTCCGCCGACGAATCGTCGGGTCGAGATTATCCTAGTTAGCATTGTCAGTCTGCGCGCGGGCAGACTATACTCGGAACACATGTACTGGGACCAAGCCAGCGTGTTGGTGCAGATCGGACTCCTGGACCCGAAGTTCATACCGGACGGGGCACCCCAAGGCGTGGACAGATTACCAGTTATTGGACGCGAAGCTGCCAGACGCATCGTGGAGGAAGATCCCGAGGCTGAAGGCCGGGACTACCATAATCGGTTGATCCGCCGGGCAAAGGCTAAGCGCGGGAAGGATAAGCCGGTCGAGGAGTCAGGGACGGAGATGGCGAAGAGTGATacggagaaggtggagagtAAGCCGGCTGGGGAGAGTAAGGGGAAGACGGTGCAGAGGGAGCAGAATGGCAAGGGAGAGGATGCATTGGAGAATCATGGAGTGGAggcggatgagaaggagaaagatgcAGAGAAGAATGGCGCGGAAGAGAAGCCGGTTAACCCGACTGCTGCTACGGTGGAGGACACGAAAAGCGATGAATGA
- a CDS encoding uncharacterized protein (COG:O;~EggNog:ENOG410PQ0A;~InterPro:IPR024079;~go_function: GO:0008237 - metallopeptidase activity [Evidence IEA]): MPDIRGTTLTPSTSKIDYLEALQEAVGSRGLKTLAPDSVDSPELQNLRRSLANSTATAPGRYTCSSEKPLPVTIRGINNRATLQGGFRGVIPRWKPDNPPQPINFAAFANGYPRPGLALLAANALRDAANDWNKLDLGVKFEWVEDINKASFVLSYAGDQGGVLAQAFFPNEDDLSYLNVYSAAFEPGTIQYLKNIFLHELGHVLGLRHEFAPELEDTKDDYSVQFGPRNPLSVMGYEFPPQLQTTDRDSAQAFYRFPGSELGWKEAHVPPSKRKMLPIKDCTAR; encoded by the coding sequence ATGCCTGACATTCGCggcaccaccctcaccccctCAACTTCCAAAATCGACTACCTCGAAGCCTTGCAGGAGGCAGTTGGCTCAAGAGGCCTGAAGACTCTCGCCCCTGACAGTGTTGACAGTCCCGAACTCCAGAACTTGCGGCGGTCCCTCGCCAATTCCACTGCGACCGCACCCGGACGGTATACCTGTTCATCCGAAAAGCCTCTGCCCGTTACCATCAGAGGCATCAACAATCGCGCAACCCTCCAAGGTGGATTCAGAGGAGTGATTCCGCGCTGGAAACCCGAcaatccaccccaacccattAATTTTGCTGCATTCGCAAACGGATACCCACGCCCCGGTCTCGCTCTACTCGCTGCGAATGCGCTCAGGGATGCCGCAAATGACTGGAACAAACTTGACCTAGGGGTGAAGTTcgagtgggtggaggataTCAACAAAGCGTCATTTGTCCTCTCCTATGCGGGAGACCAGGGGGGTGTGCTCGCGCAGGCGTTCTTCCCGAACGAGGACGATCTCAGTTATCTGAATGTGTACTCGGCTGCATTCGAGCCAGGTACAATTCAGTACTtgaaaaatatctttttgcATGAGCTTGGGCATGTTTTGGGTCTCAGACACGAGTTTGCGCCGGAACTTGAGGATACCAAGGATGATTATAGCGTTCAATTTGGTCCTCGGAATCCACTGTCGGTGATGGGCTATGAATTTCCACCACAGCTGCAGACTACTGATAGAGATAGTGCTCAGGCCTTCTATAGGTTTCCGGGAAGTGAGCTTGGTTGGAAGGAAGCACATGTTCCGCCGTCGAAGAGAAAAATGTTGCCAATCAAGGACTGTACGGCCAGATGA